One window of the Caloenas nicobarica isolate bCalNic1 chromosome 20, bCalNic1.hap1, whole genome shotgun sequence genome contains the following:
- the IER5 gene encoding immediate early response gene 5 protein: MEFKLEAHRIVSISLGKIYSARGQRGGLKLHKNLLVSLVLRSARQVYLSEPGCPPEPPPAACGPPEEQLPPCTTAWAAGEPPPPPQDEAARAGPRLPGADCEGPRPRRCCCGCSCCCCAAGGEGTRGDCATATAVTPPPHCPRKRSAGERGQAGSPVKKPRRDVEEPPPGEQEDMETGNVASLISIFGSSFSGLLSKEPKGRRRAPLEGGEATTTTPAEAAAEPGQICCDEPVLRTLNPWSTAIVAF, translated from the coding sequence ATGGAGTTCAAGCTGGAGGCGCACCGCATCGTCAGCATCTCGCTGGGCAAGATCTACAGCGCCCGGGGCCAGCGCGGCGGCCTCAAACTGCACAAGAACCTCCTGGTGTCGCTGGTGCTGCGCAGCGCCCGGCAAGTCTACCTGAGCGAGCCGGGCTGCCCGCCCGAgcctccccccgccgcctgcGGGCCCCCCGAGGAGCAGCTGCCGCCCTGCACCACCGCTTGGGCGGCCGGagagccgccgccgcctccgcagGACGAGGCGGCCAGGGCCGGCCCGCGGCTGCCCGGTGCGGACTGCGAAGGCCCCCGGCCGCGGCGCTGTTGCtgcggctgcagctgctgctgctgcgcggCGGGCGGCGAAGGGACCCGCGGGGACTGCGCCACTGCCACCGCCGTGACCCCGCCGCCACACTGCCCTCGGAAGCGGAGCGCCGGTGAGCGGGGCCAGGCGGGCTCCCCGGTGAAGAAGCCACGCCGCGACgtggaggagccgccgccgggcGAGCAGGAGGACATGGAGACGGGCAACGTGGCCAGCCTCATCAGCATCTTCGGCTCCAGCTTCTCGGGACTGCTCAGCAAGGAGCCCAAGGGCCGGCGGCGGGCGCCTCTTGAGGGCGGCGAGGCGACGACGACGACACCCGCCGAGGCGGCGGCCGAGCCGGGACAGATTTGCTGCGACGAGCCGGTGCTGCGGACCCTCAACCCCTGGAGCACGGCCATCGTGGCCTTCTGA